A single region of the Pararhodospirillum photometricum DSM 122 genome encodes:
- a CDS encoding PAS-domain containing protein → MTARPRFGIQARLLLIQGLAALAVISAGAVALLALDDIQDEVQTLTQRDLPAATAALDLARVVQRLQTQGASLMAAGTPQDRAAQQQRIKADALALRRARDPLQAQPAPPGADQLDPLAAALDTVLCELGLVLDQEGALANALDQERQRVLATQDRLRQILGPSILAVSAITNRPTPGDLAVYRAAVQAQAPLLSAERLIDAAVAQILLAADAETPQALTRAQEAHARAWGALPALVATLPAGLRPGVLEALGRDPLMFLLRRQALDAAAHRRALVQQTQTLSQALKNLGDRLALETTDTMGSVTTHLGETIRTNALALMLACLALLLLATVVSFFAVVRPVGRGLAGVTDAMSRLAAGNRDARVPALERADEIGDLARAFQVFKDQVFRLEVMDRELTEKSHLLVATFDTMNDGFSVCDAEGRLVAWNPRYPDLYGLERETLKVGLPLADILADLETRGAQARTPDGRPLEMPSLAQGRTTVSRRCELHLASGAVVELRSNPMPRGGFVTIHTDVTEQRATERSLRQAQKMELVGQLTGGIAHDFNNILTVILGNLDILEHALDGPLRERALKARGAAQRAARQVERLMGFARRQTLVPESVAVNTLVAAVHELLGEGLGPGLVLDTDLAADLPQIWVDPGQLENALVNLIVNARDALAHGPQGQQPTGTESGRIRLATRPDPTGVALIVSDTGPGMTPEVLERALEPFFTTKPPGKGTGLGLCMVYGFVTQSGXRLLLDSRPGQGTSVTLLLPAEDLPDEAAEEVPRADPEALVLVVDDDLEVLEITARQLRDLGYPVIAAPDGPSALAILQTTPEVRLMVSDLAMPPPLDGPALAQRVRAVRPDVAIVFTSAHPAGLAPPGAEVLAKPVAPARLARALAQALTP, encoded by the coding sequence ATGACCGCCCGTCCGCGCTTTGGCATTCAAGCCCGTCTGCTCTTGATCCAGGGTTTGGCGGCCCTGGCCGTGATCAGTGCCGGCGCGGTGGCCCTGCTGGCGTTGGACGATATCCAAGACGAGGTGCAAACCCTGACCCAGCGCGACTTGCCGGCAGCAACGGCGGCTCTCGACCTGGCCCGGGTGGTCCAGCGCCTGCAAACGCAAGGGGCCTCCCTGATGGCCGCCGGCACCCCGCAGGACCGGGCGGCGCAGCAACAGCGCATCAAGGCCGATGCCCTTGCCCTGCGCCGCGCTCGCGACCCCCTCCAAGCGCAGCCCGCCCCGCCCGGCGCCGACCAGTTGGACCCCCTGGCGGCAGCGCTCGACACGGTGCTTTGCGAATTAGGCCTCGTCTTGGACCAGGAGGGCGCCCTGGCCAACGCGCTGGATCAGGAACGTCAACGGGTGCTGGCCACCCAGGACCGGTTGCGCCAGATTCTGGGGCCCTCGATCTTGGCGGTGTCTGCGATTACCAACCGCCCCACGCCTGGGGATCTCGCGGTCTACCGCGCCGCCGTCCAGGCCCAGGCCCCGCTGCTCTCGGCCGAGCGCCTGATCGACGCGGCGGTAGCCCAGATTTTGCTGGCGGCCGACGCCGAAACCCCGCAAGCCCTGACCCGCGCCCAGGAGGCCCACGCCCGGGCCTGGGGCGCCCTGCCCGCCCTGGTCGCCACCTTGCCCGCGGGCTTGCGCCCCGGGGTGTTGGAGGCCCTCGGCCGGGACCCCTTGATGTTTCTCTTACGCCGCCAAGCCCTCGACGCCGCCGCCCACCGCCGCGCCCTGGTGCAGCAGACCCAAACCTTGTCCCAAGCCCTCAAGAACCTGGGCGACCGCCTAGCCCTGGAAACGACCGACACCATGGGCAGCGTCACGACGCATTTGGGGGAGACGATCCGCACCAACGCCCTGGCCCTGATGCTGGCCTGCCTCGCGCTGTTGCTGCTGGCAACCGTGGTTTCCTTTTTCGCGGTGGTGCGGCCGGTGGGACGGGGCTTGGCTGGGGTAACCGACGCCATGTCGCGCCTTGCGGCCGGCAACCGCGACGCCCGGGTGCCAGCCCTGGAGCGCGCCGACGAAATCGGCGATCTCGCCCGGGCGTTCCAGGTCTTCAAGGACCAAGTATTTCGCCTGGAGGTCATGGACCGGGAACTGACCGAGAAATCCCACCTGCTGGTCGCCACCTTCGATACCATGAACGACGGCTTTTCGGTGTGCGATGCCGAGGGACGGCTGGTGGCCTGGAATCCGCGTTATCCCGACCTGTATGGCCTGGAGCGGGAAACGCTCAAGGTGGGCCTGCCGCTCGCCGATATCCTGGCAGACCTGGAAACGCGGGGCGCCCAGGCCCGGACCCCCGATGGCCGCCCTCTTGAGATGCCCAGCCTAGCCCAGGGGCGGACCACCGTGAGCCGGCGCTGCGAACTGCACTTAGCAAGCGGTGCCGTGGTCGAGTTGCGGTCCAATCCCATGCCCCGGGGCGGCTTTGTCACCATCCATACCGACGTGACCGAACAACGCGCTACCGAGCGCAGTTTGCGCCAAGCCCAGAAAATGGAGCTGGTCGGCCAGTTGACCGGCGGCATCGCCCACGACTTCAACAACATTCTGACCGTGATCCTGGGCAACCTCGATATCCTGGAACACGCCCTGGACGGCCCCTTGCGCGAGCGCGCCCTCAAGGCCCGGGGCGCGGCGCAGCGGGCGGCCCGGCAAGTGGAGCGGCTGATGGGTTTTGCCCGGCGCCAGACCCTGGTGCCCGAGAGCGTGGCGGTCAACACCCTGGTGGCCGCCGTTCACGAGCTTCTGGGCGAGGGGCTGGGGCCGGGCCTTGTCCTCGACACGGATCTGGCCGCCGATTTGCCCCAGATCTGGGTGGATCCGGGGCAGTTGGAAAACGCCCTGGTCAACTTGATTGTCAACGCGCGCGATGCCCTGGCTCACGGCCCCCAAGGACAGCAGCCCACTGGGACCGAAAGCGGCAGGATCCGACTTGCCACCCGCCCCGACCCCACCGGTGTGGCGCTGATCGTGAGTGACACCGGCCCCGGCATGACCCCAGAGGTCCTGGAACGCGCCTTGGAGCCGTTCTTCACCACCAAGCCCCCGGGGAAGGGCACGGGGTTGGGACTCTGTATGGTCTATGGCTTCGTCACCCAATCCGGGKGGCGCCTGCTCCTGGACAGCCGACCCGGTCAAGGGACCTCCGTCACCTTGCTTCTCCCCGCCGAGGATCTGCCGGACGAGGCCGCCGAAGAGGTCCCCCGTGCCGACCCCGAGGCCCTTGTTCTGGTCGTGGATGATGACCTGGAAGTTTTGGAAATCACGGCAAGACAGTTGCGCGACCTGGGCTATCCCGTGATCGCGGCCCCCGATGGGCCGAGCGCCCTGGCCATCCTCCAGACAACCCCGGAGGTGCGGTTGATGGTCAGCGATCTGGCCATGCCTCCCCCTCTGGATGGCCCGGCCCTGGCCCAGCGGGTGCGGGCGGTGCGCCCCGATGTGGCGATTGTCTTCACCTCGGCCCATCCCGCGGGTCTCGCCCCCCCGGGGGCCGAGGTCCTGGCCAAGCCGGTTGCACCGGCCCGCTTGGCCCGGGCCCTGGCGCAAGCCCTGACGCCTTAG
- a CDS encoding ABC transporter substrate-binding protein, whose protein sequence is MIFQVALASGGAASTLHVLTRDGEPVASPTRRHAASFTTRTGIAVTVEQRPFDDLYDAIMIGFVTNTLRADVLVIPSGWLPDFAPYLSPLPASLRASDTVTGIHPAYRGLMRWEDRWLALGLDGDMMIGVYRRDLFEDPKTQAAFQARHGHPLAPPTTWDEYLEIARFFQGRPGPEGRPLAGTLEAFAPGGQRVWSLFAHAAAFLPEGLFFDPLTLTPALTTPGWHQALEDAKAARAAGPADADHITSHDVRTRFAQGEAAMALDWSDIGVLATDPQTSRIHGSVGFFPLPGSRRVWTSHGWQDLASPRRVPFLGFGGWIAAVPASAADPEAAWAYVAWLGRPEASAADVQEGRSGFNPHRFDQLDPAASWPSRDPADVRALLSLLKEGLDAPEVIHDLRLPGLRAYLAALDRAYHRALEGSASSEDALQEASRTWEALSDRLGRASQRTHLLREMSSSPSGNPPP, encoded by the coding sequence ATGATCTTCCAGGTCGCGCTGGCTTCCGGTGGGGCAGCCTCGACGCTGCATGTTTTGACCCGCGACGGCGAGCCTGTGGCCTCCCCGACCCGGCGCCACGCGGCGAGTTTCACAACCCGGACAGGCATTGCCGTCACGGTTGAACAACGCCCCTTCGACGATCTTTACGACGCGATCATGATCGGCTTCGTCACCAACACACTGCGCGCCGATGTTCTTGTGATTCCATCGGGATGGCTGCCGGACTTCGCCCCCTATCTCAGCCCGCTCCCGGCCTCCTTGAGGGCCAGTGACACCGTCACCGGGATCCACCCGGCCTATCGCGGCCTCATGCGCTGGGAGGACCGTTGGCTGGCCCTGGGGCTGGATGGCGACATGATGATCGGAGTCTATCGCCGCGACCTGTTCGAGGATCCAAAGACGCAAGCCGCGTTCCAGGCACGCCACGGCCACCCTCTGGCCCCGCCCACGACGTGGGACGAGTATCTGGAGATCGCCCGCTTTTTTCAGGGACGCCCGGGCCCGGAGGGCCGCCCCCTGGCTGGCACCTTGGAGGCCTTCGCCCCTGGAGGGCAACGTGTGTGGAGTCTGTTTGCCCACGCGGCGGCCTTTCTGCCCGAAGGACTTTTTTTCGATCCTCTCACCCTGACCCCGGCCCTGACCACCCCGGGGTGGCATCAGGCCCTGGAGGACGCCAAAGCGGCCCGCGCGGCGGGACCCGCGGACGCCGACCACATCACCAGCCATGACGTGCGCACCCGGTTCGCCCAGGGCGAGGCGGCCATGGCCCTGGACTGGAGCGATATCGGCGTCCTGGCCACCGACCCCCAGACCTCACGGATCCATGGCTCGGTTGGCTTTTTTCCCCTGCCTGGCAGCCGGAGGGTGTGGACCTCCCACGGGTGGCAAGACCTAGCCTCCCCGCGCCGCGTGCCGTTCTTGGGGTTCGGGGGCTGGATTGCCGCAGTCCCGGCCAGCGCCGCAGATCCAGAGGCGGCGTGGGCCTACGTGGCGTGGCTGGGCCGGCCCGAGGCCAGCGCCGCCGACGTGCAAGAGGGACGCTCGGGTTTCAACCCTCACCGCTTCGACCAGTTGGACCCCGCCGCCTCCTGGCCGTCCAGAGACCCGGCCGACGTCCGAGCCCTCCTGAGCCTGCTCAAGGAGGGCCTCGACGCCCCCGAAGTGATCCACGACCTGCGGCTGCCCGGCCTGCGCGCCTACCTTGCGGCTCTCGACCGCGCATATCACCGGGCACTGGAGGGCAGCGCCTCCTCCGAGGATGCCCTCCAAGAAGCCAGCCGGACGTGGGAAGCGTTGAGTGACCGACTGGGGCGAGCCAGTCAACGCACCCACCTTCTTCGGGAAATGTCCTCTTCCCCGTCCGGGAATCCGCCCCCATGA
- the ptsP gene encoding phosphoenolpyruvate--protein phosphotransferase, producing the protein MALLTPALVKTGACAATKAEAIEAVVALLVAAGKVDPRYAQSMLGREKVANTFLGNGIAIPHGLPRDRALIHATALAVLQVPEGVDWGAGERVHLVVGIAASNDEHLAILSALTDVLGDPAEALRLATTPDPNDIVARLTGERPQASVSAVTPAPEDLAQGFDITVPGAHGLHARPATALVGVAKRFQAQVRVRHGDKVADARSLGGLLRLGAGPGAVLRVSAEGPDAQQALTAVQDAFASGLDDEPEAVATPAGVVSAVAYEGRVFSGVAASPGCALGPVFRFARERLVYAATARDPALELEKLDRALATARRQLNDLYTDVWKKTGAARAGIFRAHQEFLEDPEMIDAALVMIRKGRSAAFAWEHTYVERAGMLAGMKDPVLAQRAVDLADVGRRVLRLLADRLEDESPLPTVPCILVAEDLTPSDTAHLDPALVLGLCTASGGPTSHTAILARSLDIPAVVGMGEAILELASGKPVLIDGAQGVLVVEPTGADRAWAERQRREVQARRALERRDCYKPALTTDGQRIEVVANISDGDEAARAVAAGGEGVGLLRTEFLFVNRDAAPSEDEQVAIYGGMVQALNGLPLIIRTLDVGGDKTIPYLSQPAEANPFLGERGIRFCLAHEDVFRTQLRAIYRAASQGPVRLMFPMIALVEELEAARALAESVRQELGAAPVEIGIMIEVPSAVAMAPELARRVDFFSIGTNDLTQYTLAMDRMHPTLARKADGLHPAVLRLIDQTVRAADAAGIWVGACGGIAGDPLGVSVLTGLGVRELSVSIPSIAAVKAQIRTQALADNRALAQRALACLDAAAVRALV; encoded by the coding sequence ATGGCTTTGCTGACCCCCGCACTGGTCAAGACCGGTGCTTGCGCCGCCACCAAGGCTGAGGCGATCGAGGCCGTTGTCGCGTTGCTGGTCGCTGCGGGAAAAGTTGATCCCCGTTACGCCCAGAGCATGCTGGGCCGCGAAAAGGTGGCCAATACCTTCCTGGGCAACGGCATCGCCATTCCCCATGGCCTGCCCCGCGACCGCGCGCTGATTCATGCAACGGCGCTGGCCGTCCTTCAGGTGCCCGAGGGTGTGGACTGGGGGGCGGGCGAGCGGGTTCACCTCGTGGTGGGGATTGCCGCGTCCAACGACGAGCATTTAGCGATCTTGTCGGCCCTGACTGATGTTCTGGGCGACCCGGCCGAGGCCCTTCGACTGGCCACCACCCCCGACCCCAACGACATCGTGGCCCGCTTGACCGGTGAGCGGCCGCAAGCGTCGGTTTCTGCCGTCACCCCCGCCCCCGAAGATCTCGCCCAGGGCTTCGACATCACGGTNCCCGGGGCCCATGGCCTGCACGCCCGTCCTGCCACCGCGCTGGTCGGCGTGGCCAAGCGGTTCCAGGCCCAGGTCCGTGTGCGCCACGGCGACAAGGTGGCCGACGCCCGCAGTCTGGGGGGCCTGCTGCGCCTGGGGGCCGGCCCTGGGGCCGTCTTGCGGGTATCGGCCGAGGGCCCCGATGCCCAGCAGGCCCTGACGGCCGTGCAAGACGCCTTCGCAAGCGGTCTTGATGACGAGCCCGAGGCCGTCGCGACCCCGGCCGGCGTTGTCAGCGCCGTGGCCTACGAGGGGCGGGTGTTTTCGGGTGTGGCGGCGTCGCCCGGCTGCGCCCTGGGGCCGGTGTTTCGCTTTGCCCGCGAGCGTCTGGTTTATGCCGCCACCGCCCGCGACCCGGCCCTGGAGCTTGAGAAGCTTGACCGGGCCCTTGCCACGGCGCGCCGCCAGCTCAACGACTTGTATACCGACGTTTGGAAAAAAACCGGGGCCGCCCGCGCCGGGATCTTCCGGGCTCACCAGGAGTTCTTGGAAGACCCGGAAATGATTGATGCCGCCTTGGTCATGATCCGCAAGGGCCGCAGTGCGGCTTTTGCCTGGGAGCACACCTATGTCGAGCGGGCCGGAATGCTGGCTGGCATGAAGGATCCTGTCTTGGCCCAACGCGCCGTCGATCTGGCCGATGTCGGGCGCCGTGTGTTGCGCTTGCTGGCCGATCGCCTTGAAGACGAAAGCCCCCTGCCCACCGTGCCGTGCATTTTGGTTGCCGAGGATCTGACTCCCTCCGATACCGCGCACCTCGACCCGGCCCTGGTGCTGGGGCTGTGCACGGCCAGCGGCGGCCCAACGTCGCATACCGCTATTCTCGCCCGGTCGCTGGATATTCCGGCGGTGGTGGGCATGGGCGAGGCCATTTTGGAGTTGGCGTCCGGCAAGCCGGTGCTGATCGACGGCGCCCAGGGTGTTTTGGTGGTCGAGCCCACCGGGGCCGATCGCGCCTGGGCCGAGCGGCAGCGTCGGGAAGTCCAGGCCCGCCGCGCCCTTGAGCGCCGCGACTGTTACAAGCCGGCCCTGACCACCGATGGCCAGCGCATTGAGGTGGTGGCCAACATCAGCGATGGCGACGAGGCGGCCCGCGCCGTGGCCGCCGGGGGCGAGGGGGTTGGCCTATTGCGCACCGAATTCCTGTTCGTCAATCGCGATGCCGCTCCGAGCGAGGACGAGCAGGTGGCCATCTACGGCGGCATGGTCCAGGCCCTCAACGGTCTTCCCCTGATCATCCGCACCTTGGATGTTGGCGGCGACAAGACCATTCCCTATCTCAGCCAGCCGGCCGAGGCTAACCCCTTCCTGGGCGAGCGGGGCATCCGGTTTTGTCTCGCCCATGAGGACGTGTTTCGCACCCAGTTGCGCGCCATTTATCGCGCCGCGTCGCAGGGGCCGGTGCGCCTTATGTTTCCCATGATTGCCCTGGTCGAGGAGTTGGAGGCGGCCCGTGCCCTGGCCGAGAGCGTGCGCCAGGAGCTGGGGGCCGCGCCTGTCGAGATTGGCATCATGATCGAGGTGCCCTCGGCCGTGGCAATGGCTCCCGAACTGGCGCGCCGGGTGGACTTCTTTTCCATCGGCACCAATGACCTGACCCAATACACCCTGGCCATGGACCGCATGCATCCGACCTTGGCACGCAAGGCCGACGGCCTGCACCCGGCGGTTTTGCGTCTGATCGACCAGACTGTGCGTGCGGCCGACGCGGCCGGCATTTGGGTTGGGGCCTGTGGCGGCATTGCCGGCGATCCCCTGGGGGTGAGCGTGCTGACCGGCCTGGGGGTGCGCGAACTCAGTGTTTCCATTCCCAGTATTGCCGCCGTGAAGGCGCAGATCCGCACCCAGGCCCTGGCCGACAACCGGGCTTTGGCCCAGCGTGCCCTGGCCTGTCTTGATGCCGCCGCCGTGCGGGCCCTGGTCTGA
- the pfkB gene encoding 1-phosphofructokinase, producing the protein MSRLVVVSLNAAVDQTVQVADFRLEAVNRVVSSRDDAGGKGVNVASFLAHVGHEVVLTGLLGDANAALFARHFAAAGITDACVRVPGATRTNLKIIDTLSGAVTDLNYPGLSVGPDALDAVKARLEERASGLEILVLSGSLPRGLPETTYAELTAWGHHRGALVVLDASGAALAAALDAGPDLIKPNRAELEELLGVPLPTAQAVAAAAQRLRARGVGRVVVSMGAEGAVVCDPEGVFLVEPPSVAVVSTVGAGDAMVAGFVHAQGLGMGGEAAARLATGFSLGALGEIGPRLPALARIEALAAQVSVGVLAV; encoded by the coding sequence ATGTCTCGCCTTGTCGTCGTCTCCCTGAACGCCGCGGTCGATCAGACGGTGCAGGTGGCCGATTTTCGTCTGGAGGCTGTCAACCGGGTTGTGTCCAGTCGGGACGATGCGGGGGGCAAGGGAGTCAATGTGGCCTCCTTCCTCGCCCATGTCGGCCATGAGGTGGTGCTGACCGGCCTTCTTGGCGACGCCAACGCCGCGCTTTTTGCCCGCCATTTCGCCGCCGCCGGGATCACGGATGCCTGCGTTCGGGTGCCCGGGGCGACCCGCACCAATCTCAAGATCATCGACACCCTAAGCGGCGCGGTCACTGACCTGAACTATCCCGGCCTCAGCGTGGGCCCCGATGCCCTGGACGCCGTCAAGGCCCGCTTGGAGGAGAGGGCCTCGGGTCTGGAAATCCTGGTTCTCTCGGGCAGCTTGCCCCGGGGGCTGCCTGAGACCACCTACGCCGAGTTGACCGCCTGGGGGCATCATCGCGGAGCCCTGGTGGTGCTGGATGCCAGCGGCGCTGCCCTGGCCGCCGCCCTCGACGCTGGTCCCGACCTCATCAAGCCCAACCGTGCCGAACTGGAAGAGTTGCTGGGGGTGCCTCTGCCCACGGCTCAGGCCGTGGCGGCCGCTGCCCAGCGGTTGCGCGCGCGGGGAGTGGGGCGGGTGGTGGTCTCGATGGGGGCCGAAGGCGCGGTGGTGTGTGACCCGGAGGGCGTGTTTCTGGTCGAGCCCCCGTCGGTTGCCGTGGTCAGCACCGTGGGCGCCGGGGATGCCATGGTCGCCGGCTTTGTTCATGCCCAAGGTCTGGGGATGGGGGGGGAAGCAGCGGCGCGCTTGGCGACCGGGTTTTCCCTGGGGGCCTTGGGCGAAATTGGTCCGCGCCTGCCGGCTCTGGCGCGGATCGAGGCCTTGGCCGCGCAGGTGAGCGTTGGCGTGCTTGCGGTGTAA